One stretch of Arachis hypogaea cultivar Tifrunner chromosome 20, arahy.Tifrunner.gnm2.J5K5, whole genome shotgun sequence DNA includes these proteins:
- the LOC112786225 gene encoding uncharacterized protein translates to MANQTSNFDIQTLANLVNQVNQLQSAANRANKSPIMDPMSPYFLHPGESPGTPLISVILGPSNYHAWERAMCRALRSKNKLKFVDGTLVKPSEDDSLFDAWDRCNTYVVSWLNLSLSPEIAHSVVWMDVAADIWRSLRHRYYQGDSFRMAELQEELFSIRQGDLNITAYFTKLKGIWKELDNFRPIPACKYCTGTCDCGLDVMRNYQEDTNVVRLLRGLNDQFAVVRSQIMLMKPLPTVDATFSLLLQQERQNADIIEGKALITMGDTRANQGFNPQINMATRGGRSLRARGGRLNGRGGRGQTYKQCVFCGKSGHTEDVYYKKHGYPPHMRSGSGSGIINMVTDLNGDNISNNTQEAISKLEAQFSADQRAALLALLERENNQQQSHNTGSNHTISLPSNQGIAFIMSLATFSPNSWVIDSGASEHVSFSLKSFKNLYHIKPIRINLPDGTQTVTDVAGTIEFSNTFHLVHALYIPNFKFNLISVSKLTTDLKCEFVFNDSTCEI, encoded by the coding sequence ATGGCCAACCAGACCTCGAATTTCGACATTCAAACACTTGCGAACCTCGTTAATCAGGTTAATCAATTGCAATCAGCAGCAAATCGAGCGAACAAAAGTCCGATTATGGATCCAATGAGTCCGTATTTTCTGCATCCCGGTGAGAGTCCAGGAACTCCTTtaatttctgtgattttaggtccCAGTAACTATCATGCTTGGGAGAGAGCTATGTGTAGAGCGTTGAGatctaaaaataaattgaagTTTGTTGATGGAACTTTAGTAAAACCATCCGAAGATGATTCACTGTTTGATGCGTGGGATAGATGCAACACATATGTGGTGTCTTGGTTGAATTTGTCTTTAAGTCCAGAGATAGCACACAGTGTGGTGTGGATGGACGTTGCTGCAGATATATGGCGTAGTTTGAGACATCGCTATTATCAGGGAGACTCTTTCAGAATGGCTGAGTTACAAGAAGAATTGTTTAGCATAAGGCAGGGAGACCTCAACATTACTGCATACTTCACCAAATTGAAAGGAATTTGGAAAGAGTTAGATAATTTTCGCCCAATTCCAGCATGTAAGTACTGCACTGGAACTTGTGATTGTGGTTTAGATGTGATGAGGAATTACCAAGAAGATACCAATGTAGTGAGGCTCCTCAGGGGACTAAATGATCAATTTGCCGTAGTGAGGTCCCAGATCATGTTGATGAAGCCGCTTCCAACGGTAGATGCAACCTTCTCACTTTTGTTACAGCAAGAGAGACAAAATGCAGATATCATTGAAGGAAAAGCATTGATAACCATGGGTGACACTAGAGCCAATCAAGGCTTTAACCCTCAGATCAATATGGCCACTAGAGGGGGTAGGAGCCTTAGAGCCAGAGGGGGTAGATTAAATGGAAGAGGAGGCAGAGGTCAAACTTACAAACAGTGTGTATTTTGTGGTAAGAGTGGACACACTGAGGATGTATACTATAAAAAGCATGGATACCCACCTCATATGAGGAGTGGCAGCGGCAGTGGAATCATCAACATGGTTACTGATTTGAATGGTGATAATATCAGTAACAACACTCAAGAAGCAATTAGCAAGTTAGAGGCTCAGTTCTCTGCAGATCAGAGAGCAGCATTATTGGCACTTCTTGAAAGGGAGAATAATCAACAACAGAGTCATAACACAGGTTCTAATCACACCATTTCTCTACCATCAAATCAAGGTATTGCATTCATTATGTCTTTGGCCACATTTAGTCCAAATTCCTGGGTCATAGACTCAGGAGCTAGTGAACATGTTTCTTTTTCATTAAAATCATTCAAAAATTTGTATCACATAAAACCTATACGCATTAACTTGCCTGATGGTACTCAAACAGTTACTGACGTAGCTGGAACAATAGAGTTTAGCAACACATTTCATCTAGTACATGCATTATACATTCCCAACTTTAAATTCAATCTCATTTCAGTATCAAAATTGACTACTGATCTGAAATGTGAATTCGTTTTCAATGATTCTACTTGTGAGATATAG